One Thomasclavelia spiroformis DSM 1552 DNA window includes the following coding sequences:
- a CDS encoding sugar transferase, with protein sequence MYKKTVKRIIDFILSLCGLIILSPVFIILCIWIKLDSKGPILFKQKRVGINKTYFNIYKFRTMYIDTPKDMPTHMLKDPDQFITGAGKFLRKTSLDELPQIINIIKGEMAIIGPRPALWNQYDLIEERDKYHANDVRPGLTGWAQINGRDELEIDVKAGLDGEYVKRISFLFDLKCFFRTITSVLKSDGVVEGGTGEIYKKDDR encoded by the coding sequence TTGATTTTATCTTATCATTATGCGGACTGATTATATTAAGTCCTGTTTTTATTATTTTATGTATTTGGATCAAATTAGACAGTAAAGGACCAATCTTATTTAAACAGAAAAGAGTAGGTATCAATAAAACATATTTCAATATTTATAAATTCAGAACAATGTATATCGATACACCGAAAGATATGCCGACACATATGTTAAAAGATCCTGATCAGTTTATTACCGGGGCTGGAAAATTTTTAAGAAAGACATCATTGGATGAACTGCCACAGATCATCAATATTATTAAAGGAGAGATGGCAATTATCGGACCAAGACCAGCTTTATGGAATCAATATGATTTGATTGAAGAAAGAGATAAATATCATGCCAATGATGTAAGACCGGGATTAACAGGATGGGCACAGATAAACGGAAGAGATGAATTAGAAATAGATGTAAAAGCCGGATTAGATGGAGAATACGTTAAACGTATCTCTTTTTTATTTGATCTAAAGTGTTTTTTTAGAACTATTACATCAGTATTAAAATCAGATGGAGTAGTAGAAGGTGGAACAGGAGAAATTTATAAAAAGGATGATAGGTAA
- a CDS encoding aldolase/citrate lyase family protein — MEQEKFIKRMIGKNMGLKLMYITNNPAIAEIAECAGVDRIFIDMEYIGKDERQAGLDTVKSHHTINDVKKIRSQIHKAELLVRINPIHEETMEYMGSFKEINAVIDAGADILMLPMFRTLEEIETFISLVNGRAKIMLLLETIDAMNKIEEIVKIRGIDEIHIGLNDLHLALHKRFMFELLSDGTVDRLCKIISEKGIPYGFGGIARLGYGELPAEYVITEHYRLGSTLAILSRSFCNANKIENPKEIENIFKNGIQLIRDWEQKVTSFSEKDFQNNRQIVCQKVNEIVEREDNCEKKI; from the coding sequence GTGGAACAGGAGAAATTTATAAAAAGGATGATAGGTAAGAATATGGGATTAAAGTTGATGTATATTACAAATAACCCTGCAATTGCTGAAATTGCAGAATGTGCAGGGGTAGATAGAATATTCATTGATATGGAATATATTGGAAAAGATGAAAGACAAGCTGGATTGGATACAGTTAAATCTCATCATACAATTAATGATGTAAAAAAGATACGTTCTCAAATTCATAAAGCAGAGCTACTGGTTCGTATAAATCCAATACATGAAGAAACAATGGAATATATGGGTTCTTTTAAAGAAATTAATGCTGTTATTGATGCTGGTGCAGATATATTAATGCTTCCAATGTTTAGAACTTTAGAAGAAATTGAAACATTCATTAGCTTGGTAAACGGAAGAGCAAAAATAATGCTTCTTTTAGAAACAATAGATGCAATGAATAAAATCGAAGAAATTGTAAAAATTCGTGGAATAGATGAAATTCATATTGGATTAAATGATCTTCATTTAGCTTTACATAAAAGGTTTATGTTTGAACTACTTTCAGATGGAACAGTAGATAGGTTATGTAAAATTATTTCAGAAAAAGGAATTCCTTATGGTTTTGGAGGGATTGCAAGATTAGGGTATGGTGAGTTGCCAGCTGAATATGTTATTACAGAACATTATCGTTTGGGTTCAACTCTAGCAATACTTTCGAGAAGTTTCTGTAATGCAAATAAAATAGAAAACCCGAAGGAAATTGAAAATATCTTTAAGAATGGTATACAGCTAATCCGAGATTGGGAACAAAAAGTTACATCGTTTTCAGAAAAAGATTTTCAAAATAATAGGCAGATTGTTTGTCAAAAAGTGAACGAAATAGTTGAGAGGGAAGATAATTGTGAAAAGAAAATATAA
- a CDS encoding glycosyltransferase family 4 protein: MKRKYKICALTTISKTMDWFIVDSMRNLSKNGYDVTLISNMEEGFIDRNSDYATCINLPMSRGVSIKDVLKCTNFLRKYFKKEKFDVIYYTSPNVSLYASIAGVLAGVQIRFYSQCGLRYVSFSGIKKKIFWLVEKITCMLSTTIRSQSPLNMQFAIDEKLCSKEKISVVGIGGTTGVDLAKCDSFDHEKMKWILRNKYNIPQDAFLYGYVGRINADKGINELIEAFIMLQKKHNNIYLVLVGMMDDTNPISQKNIEIAQNNDHIIMTGNVSPDQVYPHMAMFDILTHPTYREGFGKVLQEAMGVGIPIITTNVPGPSEVIENNVSGLLVKVKDVKDLAEKMNLLYMDKNLKNIFATEGRARAEKYFDRPIMLNNILVDLNETMKKNRGD; encoded by the coding sequence GTGAAAAGAAAATATAAGATATGTGCATTGACAACTATTTCTAAAACAATGGATTGGTTTATTGTTGATTCTATGAGGAATTTATCAAAAAATGGATATGATGTTACTTTAATTTCAAATATGGAAGAGGGGTTTATAGATAGAAATAGTGATTATGCAACATGTATTAATCTTCCGATGAGTAGAGGTGTGAGTATAAAAGATGTACTTAAGTGCACAAACTTTCTTAGAAAGTATTTCAAAAAAGAAAAATTTGATGTGATTTATTATACTTCTCCAAACGTATCTTTATACGCTTCAATAGCAGGAGTATTGGCTGGTGTTCAAATAAGGTTTTATAGTCAATGTGGATTACGATATGTTTCTTTCAGTGGCATAAAGAAAAAAATCTTTTGGCTTGTAGAAAAGATCACGTGTATGCTATCAACGACTATTAGATCTCAAAGTCCATTGAATATGCAATTTGCTATTGATGAAAAGCTTTGCAGTAAAGAAAAGATTTCTGTTGTAGGTATTGGTGGTACAACAGGTGTTGATTTAGCAAAATGTGATAGTTTTGATCATGAAAAAATGAAGTGGATTTTAAGAAATAAATATAATATTCCACAAGATGCATTTTTATATGGATATGTTGGTAGAATTAATGCTGATAAAGGAATTAATGAATTAATCGAGGCTTTTATAATGCTACAAAAAAAGCATAATAATATTTATCTGGTATTGGTTGGCATGATGGATGATACAAATCCAATTAGTCAAAAAAATATAGAAATTGCCCAAAATAACGATCATATTATCATGACTGGAAACGTTTCACCAGATCAAGTATATCCACATATGGCAATGTTTGATATTTTAACACATCCTACATATCGTGAAGGGTTTGGAAAAGTATTACAAGAAGCAATGGGTGTAGGTATTCCAATTATAACTACAAATGTTCCTGGACCTTCTGAGGTTATAGAGAATAATGTATCTGGGCTTCTTGTGAAAGTTAAAGATGTAAAAGACTTAGCAGAAAAAATGAATTTACTTTATATGGATAAAAATTTAAAAAATATATTTGCAACTGAAGGAAGAGCAAGAGCAGAAAAATATTTTGATAGACCTATCATGTTAAATAATATTTTAGTTGATTTGAATGAAACAATGAAAAAGAACAGGGGAGATTAG
- a CDS encoding glycosyltransferase family 2 protein: protein MLFSIILPIYNVENYLCECVDSILNQTYKDYEIILVDDGSKDKSPHICDELAHKYDCIKVIHKKNGGLSDARNAGTKEAIGKYIVYIDSDDYILDKEFLSKLAQKTKTGVDLIFYKYQKYFNETKKLEDCTYTYSLAMSETLYANKIEALVKADAFYGMAWIKAVKRKLIVENNINFEVGLLGEDMDWNYQVIFNASTIEFIDEPMIAYRQREGSITSTHTLKNLVDFVYILEKWSNRITNDIKDEKLKIALYGSLAKYYSNLLVVYSRLSDSKKKIYIKRIKNLGWLLKYGMSQRPQMIYKIYRIAGFRLTIIALKIFDRIK, encoded by the coding sequence ATGCTATTTAGTATTATATTACCAATTTATAATGTTGAAAATTATCTGTGTGAATGTGTAGACAGTATCTTAAATCAGACTTACAAAGATTATGAGATTATTCTTGTAGATGATGGTTCTAAGGATAAAAGTCCTCATATTTGTGATGAACTTGCACATAAATATGATTGTATTAAAGTAATTCACAAAAAAAATGGCGGATTGTCTGATGCAAGAAATGCTGGTACAAAAGAGGCAATTGGGAAGTATATTGTTTATATAGATAGTGACGATTATATACTTGATAAAGAATTTTTAAGTAAATTAGCACAAAAGACAAAAACTGGAGTAGATTTAATATTTTATAAGTATCAGAAATATTTTAATGAAACAAAAAAATTGGAAGATTGTACATATACTTATTCACTTGCAATGTCAGAGACTTTGTATGCAAATAAGATAGAAGCACTTGTAAAAGCAGATGCATTTTATGGTATGGCATGGATTAAAGCAGTTAAAAGAAAACTTATTGTTGAAAATAATATTAATTTTGAAGTTGGACTTCTCGGTGAAGATATGGATTGGAACTATCAAGTTATTTTCAATGCTTCTACCATAGAATTTATTGATGAACCAATGATTGCATATAGGCAAAGAGAAGGATCAATAACTTCCACTCATACATTAAAAAACTTAGTAGATTTTGTTTATATTTTAGAAAAATGGTCAAATCGTATTACAAATGATATTAAAGATGAAAAATTAAAGATAGCGCTATATGGTTCTTTAGCAAAATATTACAGTAATTTATTAGTGGTTTACTCTCGACTTTCAGATTCGAAAAAGAAGATTTATATAAAAAGAATTAAGAATTTAGGTTGGTTACTAAAATATGGCATGAGTCAAAGACCTCAAATGATTTATAAAATATATAGGATAGCTGGCTTTAGATTAACAATTATTGCATTGAAAATATTTGATAGGATTAAATAA
- a CDS encoding Ldh family oxidoreductase, protein MDKTFDFYKEKKKVITELTKHGLDEIQAEVVADCFATADLYGVTSHGCAMTQAHIKRLKCGGYNLKPDFKIMRETDAFAVVDGDNSFGPVSAMFCLNLAIKRCKDSGVYTVFSRNNNTFGPAFYYSLKAAEQGYIAFICSNSPAQMAPIGGKEKMLGTNPFAVVIPVPGHDPVIIDMATSVVAKSKFKQYKEAGKLLPNGWALDKDGKPTNAPDEGIQGMVLPMAGFKGYGIAMLIDIMSGVLSGAAYLNKVGRFYSEDGSGMNVGFYMTVIDPVAVLEEYDEIITDFINRLKTSKPGVDGKIILPGDDRIKFKKTI, encoded by the coding sequence ATGGATAAAACGTTTGATTTTTATAAAGAAAAAAAGAAAGTAATTACAGAATTGACAAAACATGGTCTTGACGAAATACAAGCTGAGGTTGTTGCGGATTGTTTTGCAACAGCGGATTTATATGGGGTAACAAGTCATGGTTGTGCCATGACACAGGCACATATTAAGAGATTAAAATGTGGTGGATATAATTTGAAACCTGATTTTAAAATTATGCGAGAAACAGATGCTTTCGCTGTGGTGGATGGTGATAATTCATTTGGACCAGTTTCGGCAATGTTCTGTTTGAACTTAGCAATAAAGAGATGCAAAGATTCAGGAGTATATACGGTATTTAGCAGAAATAACAATACTTTTGGACCGGCATTTTACTATTCATTAAAAGCTGCAGAACAAGGATACATTGCTTTTATTTGTTCTAATAGTCCAGCACAGATGGCTCCAATTGGCGGGAAGGAAAAAATGCTAGGGACTAATCCATTTGCAGTAGTTATTCCTGTACCAGGACATGATCCTGTTATTATTGACATGGCAACAAGTGTGGTAGCTAAATCAAAGTTCAAACAATATAAGGAAGCAGGAAAACTGCTTCCAAATGGTTGGGCACTTGATAAAGATGGTAAACCAACGAATGCTCCAGACGAAGGAATTCAAGGTATGGTTCTTCCAATGGCAGGATTTAAAGGATATGGAATTGCCATGTTAATTGATATTATGTCTGGTGTACTGTCTGGAGCAGCTTATCTAAATAAAGTCGGTAGATTTTATTCTGAAGATGGCTCAGGAATGAATGTTGGATTTTATATGACAGTAATTGATCCGGTTGCTGTGCTAGAGGAATATGATGAAATAATTACGGATTTTATAAATCGTTTGAAAACATCAAAGCCTGGTGTAGATGGAAAAATTATTTTACCGGGCGATGATAGGATAAAATTCAAAAAGACTATTTAG
- a CDS encoding glycosyltransferase, whose protein sequence is MRVLQVNAVYKTKSTGRICMEIHKYLQSKGIESYVAYANENTDKSRDPNVFRVGNVFDHKLHAIEYRIDKLQGCHSRIATKILLRKISRLKPDIILTHNLHSNYLHVGLFLKGLKDLHTPVVVDLHDCWFLTGGCYHYTERGCNKWLSGCKGCELFGKAAEKKYKLNCEIFDYVKPTIVATSKWIEHEARKSLLSTRTNIEMIYDWIDTATFYPRTCNKIRETLGIGNKIMILGVATGWSPVKGQIEMIKIAEAMPDAVVILVGNQVKKVNYPKNVITIAFTDSKEELAELYSAADVFFNPSKQETFGLVTGEALACGTPIVVYNTTACPEFVTKYTGVVIEKGEDVVMAVNEVLRKNEKYGRDFIKEKCVKFVEDNFNMQKNIDKYIQLFNEIIFNNNGKRS, encoded by the coding sequence ATGCGAGTATTACAAGTCAATGCCGTATATAAGACTAAAAGTACTGGACGTATTTGTATGGAGATTCATAAGTATCTCCAAAGTAAGGGGATAGAGAGCTATGTAGCTTATGCGAATGAAAACACAGATAAATCCAGAGATCCAAATGTTTTTAGAGTAGGAAATGTTTTTGACCATAAATTACATGCTATAGAATACAGAATAGATAAGCTTCAGGGATGTCATTCTCGTATTGCAACGAAGATATTACTTAGAAAAATATCAAGGTTGAAGCCTGATATTATACTTACCCATAATTTACATTCAAATTATTTGCATGTAGGGCTTTTTTTGAAAGGATTAAAAGACTTACATACTCCAGTGGTAGTAGATCTTCATGATTGTTGGTTTTTAACAGGCGGATGTTACCATTATACAGAAAGGGGTTGTAATAAGTGGCTTTCAGGATGTAAGGGATGCGAATTATTTGGAAAAGCTGCTGAAAAAAAATACAAATTGAATTGTGAAATTTTTGATTACGTTAAACCAACAATTGTGGCAACGTCAAAATGGATAGAACATGAAGCACGGAAATCACTTTTATCTACAAGAACAAATATTGAAATGATTTATGATTGGATTGATACAGCAACTTTTTATCCGAGGACTTGTAATAAAATTAGAGAAACTCTAGGGATTGGAAACAAAATTATGATTTTGGGAGTTGCAACGGGATGGAGTCCAGTTAAAGGACAAATAGAGATGATTAAAATTGCAGAAGCAATGCCTGATGCAGTGGTGATTTTAGTGGGAAATCAGGTAAAAAAAGTTAATTATCCTAAAAATGTAATTACAATAGCTTTTACAGACAGTAAGGAAGAATTGGCAGAATTATATAGTGCTGCGGATGTGTTTTTTAATCCATCAAAACAAGAAACATTTGGTTTAGTTACAGGAGAGGCTTTAGCATGTGGTACGCCAATTGTAGTGTACAATACAACAGCGTGCCCTGAATTTGTTACAAAATATACTGGTGTTGTAATAGAAAAAGGCGAAGACGTAGTTATGGCTGTTAATGAGGTGTTGAGGAAAAATGAAAAGTATGGACGGGATTTTATTAAAGAAAAATGTGTGAAATTTGTTGAAGATAATTTTAATATGCAAAAGAATATTGATAAATATATTCAATTATTTAATGAAATTATTTTCAATAATAATGGAAAACGGAGTTAA